In Sceloporus undulatus isolate JIND9_A2432 ecotype Alabama chromosome 7, SceUnd_v1.1, whole genome shotgun sequence, one DNA window encodes the following:
- the UPRT gene encoding uracil phosphoribosyltransferase homolog has protein sequence MEAMPCQERRVGASLSRPSQGSPEGEGREPLAAAAASRQLRFAEPGPADSSPSPDSSSGSSCCENGGCRPSSSSSSPPCANGEAPSQAGASSQLKLLPMNDQIRELQTIIRDKTASRGDFVFSADRLIRLVVEEGLNQLPYTECTVTTPTGYKYEGVKFEKGNCGVSIMRSGEAMEQGLRDCCRSIRIGKILIQSDEETQRAKVYYAKFPPDIYRRKVLLMYPILSTGNTVIEAVKVLIEHGVQPNVIILLSLFSTPHGAKSIIQEFPDITILTTEVHPVAPTHFGQKYFGTD, from the exons ATGGAGGCGATGCCTTGCCAGGAGCGGCGGGTGGGAGCCTCTCTCTCGCGGCCGAGCCAGGGCTCCCCGGAGGGAGAGGGCCGGGAGCCcctcgctgccgccgccgcttccCGCCAGCTCCGCTTCGCCGAGCCAGGCCCCGCCGACAGCAGCCCCAGCCCCGACAGCAGCAGCGGGAGCAGCTGCTGCGAGAACGGAGGCTGCCGCCcttcgtcgtcgtcgtcgtcgccGCCCTGCGCCAACGGAGAGGCCCCCAGCCAAGCCGGAGCCTCCTCGCAGCTCAAGCTGCTGCCCATGAACGACCAGATCCGCGAGCTCCAGACCATCATCCGCGACAA AACAGCTAGCAGAGGAGACTTCGTATTTTCTGCCGATCGCTTG ATCAGGCTTGTGGTTGAAGAGGGATTAAATCAGCTGCCATATACAGAATGCACAGTAACCACTCCAACAG GGTACAAGTATGAAGGTGTGAAATTTGAAAAGGGAAACTGTGGAGTCAGCATCATGAGAAGTG gagaggcAATGGAACAGGGTTTGCGTGACTGCTGCAGGTCTATCCGAATAGGGAAGATCCTGATACAGAGCGATGAAGAGACTCAGAGAGCCAAAGTGTACTATGCAAAGTTTCCACCAGATATCTACAGGAGAAAAGTACTTCTCATGTACCCAATACTAA GCACTGGCAATACTGTGATTGAGGCTGTGAAGGTTCTTATAGAACATGGAGTTCAGCCAAACGTCATAATCCTGTTGAGTCTGTTCTCTACACCCCATG gTGCCAAATCAATAATCCAGGAATTCCCAGACATCACAATCCTAACAACAGAGGTTCATCCTGTTGCACCCACACATTTTGGACAGAAGTATTTTGGGACGGACTGA